AGGAACTGCCAACCCCACATATCCAAACTCCACCATCGCTTTGtaatttcttcttctcttcccgTCTTCTTCAAACTTCTGTTTCAGTAAATAGACGTGGAAATGTCACAAGCACCCTCACTCCCCCGTCTTCGCTCTCCCTTCCTTTCTTGCCCCCTCAAGCTTTCCAcctccccttcttccttctgcGCGTCCCACAAGTTTTCAGGATATCAACGGTCACCGAAGTCGTATCCATGCATCAGAGCCATTGATCTCGATCAAAACACGGTTCTCTTTTCTCTAATTGTTAACTTTTCTGttaattttgaactttttttttcaataattttgtgCAGAAtctgaaataggcatgagttttCAGGTAGTTGCAATCTCAGTTGGGCTTGTGAGTGTTGCCGTCGGGATTGGCATTCCGGTTTTCTACGAATCACAAATCGACAGTGCTGTGAGTTCTTTCAACTTCCTGTAATCTAATTTTGATTAAATAAGTTGTATTAATTAAAGGTGTAAAAAAATTACTTAATCTTTTATCACAAAAAgggtaataatgtaattttataagtttaaattttacatttttttattgaaacctcacTCGGTAATGTTAAAATACttctaatattaaaaatataaaaaatatttaaaaaaatccaaaaataaaaacctcccactctcctctctctccttttcattttctaaaaaaatatgttcataGCCAAATGCTAGTATTAATAATGCTAATTGCAGGCAAAGCGAGACAACACTCAGCCATGCTTCCCTTGCAATGGAACCGGCGCACGTAAGTACAGTATTTTTCGTCAAACGATacaatatatacaaaaatacTTGTACAACTTGGTAGCGAACTCACTCACAAATGTATATCGTTCTTGCATCAGTGTGAGCGCCGGCAGTAATTAACATTAACAACTTGGTAGCTGTGTTTTTATCAAATATTAAACATCTTGTAAATTTGTGGTTTCGAATTTATTACATTGTTCTTGTTGTGGCATGCCGTTTACGTTTTGATGTCCTGATGAAAATTGTGTGTCGCAGAAAAATGCAGATTTTGCACGGGAAGTGGGACGGTGACAGTAGAGCTTGGCGGGGGTGAGAAAGAGGTGTCCAACTGCATCAACTGCGAAGGGGTCGGTTCATTTACGTGCACAACATGTCAGGGGTCTGGGATTCAACCTCGGTACCTTGATCGCAGGTGCGATGATTCATGCATTTGGATCATATTCGGTCTATCAGTATGCATGAAACTAACTCATTTGTGTATATTTTGTTGTCCTACAGAGAATTCAAAGACGATGACTGATCGAGGTCTGCTAAATATTGCTAAGAAGAGTAAATGATTGTCGAGAAGAAATCTTCactttttttgttcttgttttttacACTTAATCAGTCCAAATTGCTTTCATGTGATCCTTCAGATATGAATTAGCAGTTTTCTAACttgccttcctcttcttctcttgTGCTTGTTGTGtttcatcttttatttttctcttgaaTCAATGTACTGAACGGGAAATATTGGCTTAAGGGTTTAAATCTTCtaccaaaaataatataaatgtcTTTGTGCAAAACTCATCGATCCACTATTACTCAGCACCGATATTATCATCAGTTTATATTTAAACACTTGCTAGGAGCACACTAACACAACGAGTGTGGAGTTTAATTGCAAAAGACATCGATGTTATTAGTAGCAAAACCGTTCATGTATTGTAATTTGTTACACTTCTACATAATGTATTACACTACATGATTTCGGAAGAAAGATATTTGCATAAGTTGCATGACTAGAGTAGCTCTCACACATAGTTAAAATCACATGAGATCTAGTGAGaagtctttgaaaaaaaaaaatacagtaaAGTCATGGTTTTAGAAGAGATGCCCCCACATAAGTGACATGGTCCTAGCGCTACCACACAAAGTGTTTCTCCGagttagtaaaaataaaaaggaaaactaacgaaaatttcaaaaaaactttagttttaatgaaaaatgacaaataaatagtaccagaaaaagttaaaaatatgattttttgttaaaaatgaatagtaccgagaatgtttcgttaaaactctcaaaATAAAAAACGGACCAATTTTAAAATTGTTGGGCTTTTGTCAAAATCTTGTCGGTGAGGCCCGAACTTGAATAGAGCCCGGCCCGCGTGTATTGTTGAACCCCGTCCTCCTCTTAGGCTTAACTCTGGCCGCCACTGGGTTGGGAGAGGGAGTTTGGAACGACGTCGGATTGAGTTGGCGGCACCTGGATTCCAACTAGGGTTTTGCAGAGTTCCTAACTTTCAAaccagagggagagagatgctGTACATAGTAGGACTGGGGTTGGGTGACGAGAAAGACATAACTCTGAGAGGATTAGAGGCTGTGAAGAAATGCGACAAAATTTTCATCGAAGCCTACACTTCCCTCCTCTCATTTGGCATCTCCTCCGACGGCCTCTCCACCctcgtactctctctctctctctctctctacatctcTATTTGTTTACAGAACTTGTTCaactttttcaaaaaaaattgaaatggaaGTTTGGTTGCAGGAAAAGTTGTACGGAAAACCAGTGACACTTGCGGATAGAGAAACGGTGGAGGAGAGGGCCGATCAGATTCTAACTGCAGCTGCTGCTTCCGACGTCGCCTTCCTTGTCGTTGGCGATCCTTTTGGGTATGACCAATCTCTCTGCAGAACTAGAAAAATCTTGTTTGTgtggaatttatttattttactagGAATTGGGGAAGTAATTAAAATTTAGTTTCCAAGAATGTTGGAATTATGATCGAAATAATGCTGGCTTATGATGATCAATTGAGCATTTTGGAATTATATAATTGTGTGTAATGGATCCAAAAGCTATGAGGAATGTCTAATTACTGCATTCTTTCTTGCGTAATTTGATCTAAAACGCAGAGCTACGACACACACTGATCTTGTCGTTCGAGCCAAGAAGTTGGGGATCGATGTCAAGGTGGTGCACAATGCGTCGGTGATGAATGCAGTTGGAGCCTGTGGATTACAACTCTACCACTACGGAGAGACAGTTTCAATACCATTCTTCACCGAGACATGGAGGCCTGATAGCTTTTATGAGAAGATTCAGAAAAATCGTGCGCTTGGACTGCATACGCTATGCTTGTTAGGTTGGGTTCTAGATGCTTAAAAAACTGACACCAGTTGATGCTTATCTTACTTTACACTCATCACAAATTATTTTCGCTGTAGATATACGCGTGAAGGAACCGACTCTGGAATCGTTGTGCAGGTCTCTAGTCAAATAATCGACTGCCTTTTCTTTAGTTTCAGCTTCGAAATATTTACTGTGTGATTTaggttttgtgtgtttttgtgcTTCCGCAATTGCATAGGCTTATTTTTGTTACTTGCCTCCCTTTCAGAGGAAAGAAGCAGTATGAACCGCCTAGATATATGTCGATAAACACTGCAATTGAGCAGCTTCTGGAGGTTGAACACAATCGAGGAGAATCTGGTAACCATGTCATTTTTTTCAGACCTTTACTTCAAACGTGATTGTTAACTATTGTCTGGCATCTGCACAATATAACCGTTGCTACATTTTTTATTCTTGCATTACCTCGCAGCATATAATGAAGACACGATGTGTGTTGGGCTTGCTCGGCTGGGAAGTGAGGATCAGAAGATCGTTTCTGGTACGATGAGGCAACTGCAGTCGGTTGATTTTGGAGCACCTCTCCATTGCCTTGTTATAGTAGGCAAAACTCATCCAGTGGAAGAAGAAATGCTGGATTTTTACAGACATTCGGAAGAAAATAATCATGGCACTGTATGATTATAACGCTGATAGGACGGCATTTGCCTGATCTACTTTTCTATGGTGAACTGTTGTACTATATGCAGCAGAGACAGAATAGGAGGCTACGGTTACTTGGCTTTCAAGAGAGATCGGAAGATAGGTTGTTGTATGACTCCAAACTGCTGTCATGCTGCGCAATCTGATTTTGTGAATCGAGTTTAGTCGAGTTGCTGTAATACATTATGTGCCGTATTAATTTCACTCTTCAATTTTGAGCGAAATATATATGTCGTGATTATTCCACATTGTGTATGCTTATTCCGAGATGAATAAGATTGAGAATGCGCTAAAAGAAAAGCCATATTATGAACATGTGCCATGAGTTCATCCTAATCTCTAACCAGATATTAGAAGTGGTGCCTTTGGTGAAACGACATCTCTTCAAAACATGATTTTGGTGCCTTCAATTCTCCTCCCACTTTGACGGAATACGATCAAAGTTTTACGAAGCCGCATGATCGTATTCTGTCAAACATGGAGGAGAATCGAAGTCGCGTTCAGAATTTCTGAATTTCCTTTTAACCAAAGCCGGATCGTCGACTGCACATTCGTACCAGAATTCGGTTTACCTTCCTGTCTGTGGCCAGTTGGACGGTTAAAATCATCTGTTCCTCTCAAATATCCAACGGCAAACACAGGTCTTCGTCATCTCTGACTTAGTCTTACCGCAGATCCGTCCGTTCGTTTTCCCCGCCCGCACGAGGGCTATTTCGGTCATTTGACAACGATCATCCCGCCAAACCATCCAAACAAAGCACCAaactccaaaaataaaaaaataataaaaataataaacagaaaaagACCGCGAAATTAACCTCGTCTCGGTTGTCAACCGTGTCCAACAACAAACAAAATCTGAAGTCCGATCCGAGAGGGAACGCGAATCATCGCTTAATGAGACGTTAATCTCCTCCGAAACCTCGATTAACGTCTGTTTGTCTTGTCACAATGTGTTAAGACAGATCTCTTAATATTTGCCTACCTCTTGTGGTTTTAGTTGGTCCTGAAAAATGGGAGCTAAACCGAGGTGCAAGGGGTGGTGGGTGTGGGTGCTGGTGCTCGTGATTCTCGCTCTCGTCGCCGGCGGCGTCATTTTCGCGGTCgtcaagaaaataaagaaaaactcCGGCGATGACGACGGTGCGGTTCCTGGTCCTCCCGGCGCCATTACCCAGAAATACTCCGCCGCTCTCAAAGTCGCCGTCCAATTCTTCGACGTCCAGAAATgtacctttctctctctacatttgcAACGTGTTCATTTTTTTACTAAATATTCAGTTAATTCACATTATTCGCATCACCCAATGCCTCAATTGGTATAAATGTTTGATctttgttttgttctttgtcTTTTGTATTGCGAGTTTTCGATGTATATTAGTATTTCGATGTATTAATTTCCAGTTTACTAAATGTTGGTAGGTATAGTGCTTGACCTGTAATTTGTTTTTGATTTTGTGGGTGGTTGTCATATGTAGCTGGTAAGCTGGTGGATAACAAGATATCGTGGAGAGGGGATTCGGGTCTGAAAGATGGAAGCGATGCGAAGTTGGATTTGTCCAAGGGAATGTATGACGCTGGGGATCACATGAAGTTCGGATTTCCAATGGCGTATACCGCCACGGTCTTGTCGTGGGCGATTCTTGAGTATGGTGATCACATGGATGCGGTGAATCAGTTAAAAACTTCTCAAGCCTCTCTTAAGTGGATCACTGACTTCCTTGTCAATGCTCATCCCAAGGACAATGTGCTCTACATTCAGGTTCGTATAACGTTGAACCATTTTCATTACATGCAAATCGCAATGCTTATGAAGCGTTTCTTACTTGCCAAGTTGCCAACTCATATTCTGGGGCAGGTGGGTGACCCTAAAAAGGACCATGAATGTTGGTATAGGCCGGAAGATGTGACTGAGAAGAGGCCGGCAACACAGGTCAACACATCCGCTCCAGGAACGGAGGTTGCGGCTGAAACTGCAGCAGCTATGGCTTCAGCATCTCTGGTCTTTAAGAAAAGTGATGCCAAATATTCAGATACGCTTCTTTCGCATGCCAAAAAGTTGTTTACTTTTGCAGACAAAAACAGAGGCTCTTACAGTGAAAGCATCCCCGAGGTCCAGAAATTTTACAATTCAACGGGATATGGAGATGAGCTTTTGTGGGCAGCAGCCTGGCTTTACCATGCGACTGGGGATAGGGAATACCTTGATTACGTCACAGGGGAGAATGGAGAGGAGTTTGCTCAATTTGGTAAACCGACGTGGTTCAGTTGGGATAACAAGCTTGCAGGAACCCAGGTATGTTGAGAACcatcctttctttgtttttctgctGTGTTTTAGTCTGTCAAATGCCACAGTAAAATGCAACTCGCCCGAGAAACGTATTATTTGACAATGTCTTGCTCTTCCTGGATTACTATAGTAGCTATATTTGAAGGACTTTCATTTGCAAGATAAGTTACCATTATACTCGAGTAAAATTCGTCCTTCAGTCTTGTGAACAACTCTGCATTTTTACTGCAGGTTTTGCTCTCCAGGTTGACCTTCTTTGGTGGGAAGGACACCTCAGACAATTCTGGCCTTCAAAAGTACAGGAAGACAGCTGAAGCTGTTATATGTGGCTTCCTGCCAAACTCGCCAACGGCCACGAGCAGCAGAACAGAGAGTAATCTTCTTCGCTATTGTCATATTACATGGATTATCATGCatatcttttcttcttcttgttaaaGCAAAAGCATTGCTCTTGCTAGCCTGCCTCGAGATTAGTTCTCCAGAACTATGTCA
Above is a window of Malus sylvestris chromosome 15, drMalSylv7.2, whole genome shotgun sequence DNA encoding:
- the LOC126604443 gene encoding endoglucanase 2-like, with product MGAKPRCKGWWVWVLVLVILALVAGGVIFAVVKKIKKNSGDDDGAVPGPPGAITQKYSAALKVAVQFFDVQKSGKLVDNKISWRGDSGLKDGSDAKLDLSKGMYDAGDHMKFGFPMAYTATVLSWAILEYGDHMDAVNQLKTSQASLKWITDFLVNAHPKDNVLYIQVGDPKKDHECWYRPEDVTEKRPATQVNTSAPGTEVAAETAAAMASASLVFKKSDAKYSDTLLSHAKKLFTFADKNRGSYSESIPEVQKFYNSTGYGDELLWAAAWLYHATGDREYLDYVTGENGEEFAQFGKPTWFSWDNKLAGTQVLLSRLTFFGGKDTSDNSGLQKYRKTAEAVICGFLPNSPTATSSRTENGLIWVSEWNALQQPVAAAFLAALYSDYMLTSGSTKLECDGETYKPSDIRKFVRSQANYVLGDNPMKMSYLVGYGDKYPEYVHHRGASIPANKKTSCKEGFKYLDSTKPNPNVAVGALVGGPFLNETYIDARNNSRQGEPSTYNSAVVVGLLSSLVTTSSAVKSFT
- the LOC126604444 gene encoding probable diphthine methyl ester synthase gives rise to the protein MLYIVGLGLGDEKDITLRGLEAVKKCDKIFIEAYTSLLSFGISSDGLSTLEKLYGKPVTLADRETVEERADQILTAAAASDVAFLVVGDPFGATTHTDLVVRAKKLGIDVKVVHNASVMNAVGACGLQLYHYGETVSIPFFTETWRPDSFYEKIQKNRALGLHTLCLLDIRVKEPTLESLCRGKKQYEPPRYMSINTAIEQLLEVEHNRGESAYNEDTMCVGLARLGSEDQKIVSGTMRQLQSVDFGAPLHCLVIVGKTHPVEEEMLDFYRHSEENNHGTV
- the LOC126604445 gene encoding protein SPA, chloroplastic-like is translated as MSQAPSLPRLRSPFLSCPLKLSTSPSSFCASHKFSGYQRSPKSYPCIRAIDLDQNTVVAISVGLVSVAVGIGIPVFYESQIDSAAKRDNTQPCFPCNGTGAQKCRFCTGSGTVTVELGGGEKEVSNCINCEGVGSFTCTTCQGSGIQPRYLDRREFKDDD